The genomic stretch GGCGAGACGCCCCGCGTCGTCGCTGATCCGAATCTCCCAAACGTGGGTCGAGCGGCCGACGTGCAGCGGCCGGCATTCGGCGCGCACGAAGCCGCCGTCCGCGACCGACCTGATGTGGTTGGCGTTGATCTCGAGGCCGACGCAGCGGAAGCGCGCGCTGTCCACGGCGAGGATCGAGGCGGCGCTGGCGACGGTCTCGGCGAGCGCCGCGCTCGCGCCGCCGTGCAGCACGCCGAACGGCTGCCGCGTCCGCTCGTCCACCGGCATCCGCGCGGCGAGGAAGTCCTCCCCCGCCTCGACGAATTCGATGCCGAGCGCCT from bacterium encodes the following:
- a CDS encoding hotdog fold thioesterase — its product is MPSLWRGPVDLGALNQATKGTLVEALGIEFVEAGEDFLAARMPVDERTRQPFGVLHGGASAALAETVASAASILAVDSARFRCVGLEINANHIRSVADGGFVRAECRPLHVGRSTHVWEIRISDDAGRLACAARLTVAVVPLAAPEDPWPTTTSAR